The following proteins are co-located in the Veillonellaceae bacterium genome:
- a CDS encoding YitT family protein codes for MRKKTIQYFFVSLGCIISSCSINLLLVPNHFLSGGISGLAIIFYYLFKLPIGLQIFLMNVPLLVAAYRNLGKEYTTIAIYGTIWFSVAIDATRFLNNWKVLDDPLLAAIMGGVMSGIGSGLIFRVDGSSGGLDIIAAIVKKKYSLNVGFVSFAINCAIMLIAAGLFGLKLAVLTLISMFVSANVTDKVVEGFNRKKTIYIVSYNSEQIVKTILQEVGRGVTILRGEGAFTRQEKEVIFVVVSLTQIAKIKALVHEADPYAFMIMQDAAEVLGRGFTLPGSKQL; via the coding sequence ATGCGGAAGAAAACTATTCAATATTTTTTTGTCAGTCTTGGGTGTATAATTAGCAGCTGTTCGATAAATCTTTTACTTGTTCCTAACCATTTTCTCAGTGGCGGAATCAGTGGCTTGGCAATAATCTTTTATTATTTATTTAAGCTGCCTATTGGTCTGCAGATTTTTTTAATGAACGTCCCACTGCTTGTAGCCGCTTACCGTAATCTCGGCAAAGAGTATACTACGATAGCGATTTATGGCACAATTTGGTTTTCGGTTGCTATAGATGCAACTCGATTTCTAAATAACTGGAAGGTCCTTGATGATCCACTACTCGCCGCCATTATGGGCGGTGTGATGTCCGGAATTGGAAGCGGCCTGATTTTCCGTGTCGATGGAAGTTCTGGCGGATTAGATATAATCGCAGCTATCGTAAAGAAAAAATACTCTCTTAATGTTGGGTTTGTAAGCTTTGCAATTAATTGTGCTATTATGCTTATTGCGGCAGGCTTATTTGGACTTAAGCTAGCGGTTTTGACGCTAATTTCGATGTTTGTCAGCGCGAATGTTACCGATAAGGTTGTAGAAGGTTTCAATAGGAAGAAAACAATCTATATTGTCTCATATAACTCCGAACAGATAGTTAAAACCATTTTACAGGAGGTTGGCCGCGGTGTAACTATCTTACGTGGCGAGGGAGCCTTTACTAGACAGGAAAAAGAGGTAATCTTTGTTGTGGTGAGTTTAACGCAAATTGCAAAGATTAAAGCGCTGGTTCATGAGGCTGATCCTTATGCCTTTATGATAATGCAGGACGCTGCCGAAGTGCTGGGACGAGGATTTACTCTACCAGGCAGCAAACAGCTTTAA